A stretch of Lactiplantibacillus brownii DNA encodes these proteins:
- a CDS encoding YesL family protein has product MGRAADKIFTRVFVFLIMTVYFWLLTLAGLVVLGIGPALRTVTEMYMDFEWDYKKYSIVTAWRRFKVDFWQENLHTWIFLGVGVILAYNLYLSTTVNQAWMLFVQFIIAAALIFDFSLAMFTAMLRSHYDVTFKDAVKLAIVQFFSSFIQLLVFIIVTIVLILVSLKWPGLILFLSPGIYMFATDVLSHQWYAKIDKMLEAV; this is encoded by the coding sequence ATGGGACGTGCAGCAGATAAAATTTTTACACGAGTCTTTGTCTTTTTAATTATGACAGTCTATTTTTGGCTGTTGACGCTTGCTGGATTAGTGGTCTTGGGAATTGGTCCAGCACTACGAACCGTTACAGAAATGTATATGGATTTCGAATGGGATTACAAAAAATACAGTATCGTGACCGCTTGGCGGCGGTTTAAGGTCGATTTTTGGCAAGAAAATCTGCATACTTGGATTTTTTTAGGCGTCGGCGTGATCTTAGCCTATAACCTTTACTTGAGCACCACGGTCAATCAAGCCTGGATGTTGTTTGTCCAATTCATCATTGCGGCTGCTTTGATTTTTGATTTTAGTTTAGCGATGTTTACGGCCATGTTGCGTTCACATTATGATGTGACCTTTAAGGATGCAGTTAAACTAGCTATTGTGCAATTCTTTAGTAGTTTCATTCAACTATTAGTCTTTATCATCGTGACGATCGTCTTGATTTTGGTCTCCTTGAAGTGGCCAGGGTTGATTCTCTTCTTGAGCCCTGGAATCTACATGTTTGCCACTGACGTCTTGTCCCATCAATGGTATGCAAAAATTGATAAAATGCTTGAGGCGGTCTAA